The genomic DNA ATCGAAGACGGTAACTTTCTGatcacagacagagaaatcTAAATCATCACACCAATGAAGCATTATAGCGATATCAGCTACATCCaccagccctttttttttttgctactttTTAAAATCACCATATATCACACAGTTTCTTCACTCCACGCCACACATGTGTAGCTTCCAACTTGGTGGCAACAGTTTGGGAATAACCCTTTCCTGTTTCAACGTGACACTGCCCCATGCACAGAGTCAGGCCCATATCACTTTTCCCTACTTTGTTGTGGAAGAAGTTGACAGACCTGCACAGCGTTCTGACCACAGACTCATTCCTCATCTTTTGGATTCACTGGAGCACAGACTGCAAACCAGACTTTATTGCCCAACCTCACTAATGCTCTTCTGGCGAAATGGGAGAGAAACCCTGCCCCCAGTTTCCAAATTTTCGTGGAAAGGGTAATCCGAGTagagtggaggctgttacagcagcatatTAATGTTCAACAATCACATTAGGGTGTTATGTTCGGGTGTCCACAAATTTTAGGTCATGTAGGTTTGTTATGAGTCGTTATCATTAATTTGGCAGGAGTATATTAATGAGCAGATCATCCTTGTAGTCTTCCAATAATTGGTTTTGATATTTCTTGGATTTACACAGAGTAAATAGAAGCTGTGGACaactatttcattattttgtaatgtAGTAGTCGTTTAAAACATCCCATATGTCAATAATCACTTTGTCCTGATGTTTTTCTCATCATTCTGAAGTAGTACCATGGTAGAAATTTAGGAATGCATTATTCATCCTTATCTTTCTGACCAACACCAGACTCGGTCTCCTGCTCTGACTGGACGTCCTCATGCTCTTCAGCACAGcttgcagcagcagcggcaggtATTGCGCTActgatgttttcctctgttaGAATACACTCCGTCTCAACAGTTCCCACACCATCAGTGTATTCGTCTgactcatcctctcctcctcctgagtTCTCTAAAGTTTGCTGTAAGTGGTAGACGTCTGACAGatggtgtgtgttcacatctGTCCCCGTGGGAGGGGACTCACTCAGACGCTCCTCTTCTTTTGACTGGTGGCTCGTTAAAGCTGTTAAATCAATTGTGATCTGCGATCGATCACTGTCATGACGCTCTTCGCTGTCTGGCGTTTCTGTCTGAGGGATGATCGGCTCTTCCTCGGCTGACTGGTCTGAGGGGTTCTGCAGGCACGTCTCCTCGTCGGATGCCTCCTCATGAAGCTCCTCTGGTGGTCCGCTCTCCTGGTTTGCGACTTCTGTGCAGCTCGACAGATCGACAGCTATTTCTTCTGATCCTTCAACGTCTGCAATCATAGAAGATTTAAGAAATATAATCTCgccaacacacagaacaatagGCTGACAGAAGTATTGCCACATTGAATATTCACCTTCCTGTCCAGGAGAGTCTGTTGACTCAGTTTTTAGGCTGATGGTGTCTTTTCCTCCTATTATGACAAGACATTATTAAAATAAGCGTTTATAAAAGCTGTAGTAATTTAGTCATCTGTATGTCACCACTTGGATGGAGCGGATATAAATGAGTAGATGTAATTTGGTCACATATGAGAAGTGATGGATGAAGATGAAGTTCAAAGGTTAAAAGGCAGATGACACAGTTATGAGAGGAACATACTTCCGTATATTCCCAGAGACACATTGTAAGTCAGGCCTCCAGGTAGCCAGAAGCAAAATGGACAGAGGAAAGGATAAAAAGTGTAAATCATTGTAAAGAGTATGTAGTACACAGGCTTCAGTGAAACACAACAGTCTCAGTATATTAAAATACTTCACTGTTCACCTGGAAGGCTCCATAATCCAGatatttctaatgttttcaGTTTCTTCTCCAGCTCTGCTACTCGATTTCCAAGAATCCTAAAgaagaaagacataaaaactaTGAAATTCACACGCTCGGTCCGACATCTAAGTTACTCATATGCGCAAATTAGAGCCTAGACAAAgtgtacacagagagagagtgcaaAGAATGAGATGGAGTACTTGTTGATTTGACGCTGGTGCTGAATCACCATGTTCTTCTCGTGGATAGTTTCCAGTAAAGCGGTGGCCAGAGACTTGAGGTCTGAGATGGACTGTGGCGTCACCGGCAGACTGCAGCCGTTTTCTTCAGACATCAACAGTTCCTTCACTGCATTCATGAGTCACAGGTTAACTACAGACACCCCCATGCTGTCTTCAGATTAAAGgtttataaaaacacacactttttttttttcttcttctgaccTTGTTTAGCAGAGAGCACCCCGGTCAGTGCACTGCTGTTGGCTTTCCCACAGATTTTGGAGTTTTTCCGACACTCCAGGGCACTCTGAAATCAGTGAAAGGCTTTAATGTGTGCAAAAGGCTTCTGAGAGCTCAGTCAATCTAAAActctttttaataaatgtaacgtttgaaaaaaaaaaaaaaaattaaatggcTCCGTTTTCATAGAATTGAGAAACTACAAACAACATGTAGCTACCTTGTACTTCACCAGGTTTCCTTTGAGTAAGTTGATTTCTTCTTGAAGTTGACTGAAGCGTTGGTGCAAATACCTGAAAGATTATTTTGAGCAAAAGCCAAAATTCAGACATCATTCAGCCTCCTCAGAATCCATTTCACCTTACAGATAAATGTATTATCTGTTAtgaatatacttttttttatactttatgtCTGACTGAACTGGTCAAGTCTTGGAGAAACTCTAGACTTTAGACAGTTAAagattatttctttaactgtggACATTGATGCAGATACTCTTAATATTTCTAACAGTGAAGCaccaataaaatgtttttcaacaAACCTGTTCTCCATGCAGAGTGCATCTATGTCTAAAATCCGTATCTCATCATTTCCCACGATGTGGTTCATTTCCACATTGAGACGATGAGCCTTCTGCTGAAACACGTCGCGCTCTGCTCGCACGTCCTGAAGCTCGTCTGTGAGCGACTTCACACTGTGCTCCAGGACCTCGTTCTAcaccaacacaaaacacacgcaGCAAAACTGTGACTTCATCTAATAATGCAACACTTCTATCTTACTTGTGAGTATAATATTTCATCAGTTCATAATCCTATTTATTTTTGACTCTTTGAGGTAAACTATCACAGTAATTCCATGTTGTTTCATTCATTAGTTTTGgcacacttttcttttattacctTATCTGGTTGTTCTTACCACCATTAATCTGGCATTAATATATTCGGTCGTGCCCTTGTGTGTCCGAGAGAGCCTCATGTGCATACACAGAAGCTGTTCAGGTTAAAAACTGACTCTTTGGAGGTTGGCACAGTATTTTGGAGtttaatttcaaaacaaaatttttGGAAAGTCGCATGAAATacaactgaaaaagaaacaatggAAATATGACTCATGACTCTGAGTAATAACATCTGCTTTTAAATAGTCCTATTCTGACTCATGTTACaaagtaatgtaaaataaaaggaaggaagatttttattaaacatttgttagCAGAAAATCATATATTTGCTATAATGATGTAATGTATACTGCATGTGTACATGTAGTCATGTCAAGCATCCTACTTTGACATTTAGTTGACAGGATTTTGTGCAACAAACCACCTGAGTGGCCTGAATATTTAAACACAGAAGACTTTAAAAGACAGAAGGCCAAGCAGCAGGCAGCGAGTccctgttctcacctgttctcGAGCTCTTTCTAATTGTTTGACCAGATCCTCCCGTTCATGAGCAGGAAAGTGTCGAGTGCCAACCTCCTCGTCTCCCAACCTCTGCTTGGTGATGGTCATTCGGAGGAGCTGTTGGCACAGAGATACATTTTCCGTTATTTTCTGCACAGTGTTACAATATGTGATTCTGCCTTTTTAAAATCTCATGGCCTATTTTTTTGCATTCAAATGAACTTAAGCACTGCTATTTGACTTTGTTGCAGTATAGCGCACAGTGTGATGTGGTACCTTGTTGTCACCTTGAGCCTCCAGCAGTCGTtgtttcagctccttcacctcctcagaaagttgactgtttttttctctggaGTCTCTCAGTAGCTGGGCTAAATTCACCTGaatgagacacaaacacaaggtcACACGAGCAAGATCACACAGGCTGGTCAGTATTACTAAACTGTATGCAAAGCATAGTAGCCACAGTAAATCATAACTGAATTCAGGGTATTAACATCCACTTATCTCTAGCTGTTTGGAGCCTATGTGCAAAGCTGCCAAATGTCATTTTAAGGAGCCTTATCGATATTTTAGTAAAGAGTAGAGAGGTTAAAATCAACTTACTTGGTTCCTTTTctcaggaggcagagagggatcTCCATCCTGTGAGTTATAACATTAAACCAAACTGTCATTAAATGCAACATTTCATAATAGCGGACAGCAGACAATGACAATGTTTATTCTCCACTTTGCTGCCTGATGCAGCGCTCATGATGCATCTTTAGGGCTGTACTGGTTCAGAGATGTCTTACAATGAGTTCTCTGTACTTCTTCTTGAGTCCCTGGTGCCGCTCGCGGAGCTGGTTGGCCATCAGTTTGTACTGATCTCTCTCCTGCTGGCAGGTGTCCAGCTCTTTAGACAGAATCAGAAGAGCTTCTTTCTTACTCTCCAGCTTCCGCTTACAAATTAGGAACTGCATGTAAGGACAAGTGTTTTATCAGAAAGGGTTAAAGACATTGTTATGTGAACACTGACAGATACTAGCTAGGTAGGAAATCACCAAAGCCAGAAACTTTAATATTTaactgtttattaaataagATTATGAAGCAGCTTGTGGACAATATGATCACACGAGACCTTCTTCTGATATTGctaataataatcatgatcCTGATCCAGCCtaataaatgccaaaaaataGTGAATACACATACaaccacaaacaaaaaacacaattttccaGAGTTTATGAAACACAAACGCATCGGATCTTCACATTTGAAAGGCTGAAACAAGTGAATGTTTGGCATTGTTTGCCTggataaattaattaaatgattattcAATTATCAGGTCTGGTGATGgcctaatcaattaatcaattaacttCCACTTGTTAAAGTGGAATCATTCTGGTTAAAAATGGCTTATAATTTAGACAACAACATATTAAATCATCATATTCATAAAAATATCCCACAATAGAACAGATTACTGctataacatttgtttttacaacattttactgGATCTATGTAAAATACGGACATGGAGGTGATTAAAAGCTCATCGTGAACTAAATCATCTAAATGCATTGATTGTGACTGATTACAACCAAAGTGGAGTGAATACAGCCGCACTGTGGTTCATGTTGCTTCACGTGTCATCACCTCTGTGTGACACTTTGGCTCTGCAGGTGCAAGGAAAACCTACTTCCTTATCTACATTCCCCGCAGGCTGAGAGACACCAAAGCAGCTGAGATTTAATCCGGTTTAGTCAAATCGTTAACTATCCGTGGCTCCAAACACGACGCGACACGCACACTCCGGACACAAATGCACAGCTGATGTGATAGTTTGTGCACAACAATCAGTGGAGgttagtgagtgtgttttcgcgctctgtgctctgtgcagCCTCACCTCGTTGACCAGCCCCTGCCAGTCACTCTCGCTCCTCCTGGACGGATCCATCTCCAGCAGAAGAGAAAACCTTAACGATGATGCGACGTGAGGTTCAGATCAGCATCACCGTGATCAGGTCTGGAGACATTTTGCATCATCAAAATGGATTAGCTGATTGAGGAAAAACGACCTGCATCACTTCCGTACGTCCTGACGTCGGAGAAACGTCACGAGGCGTTTGGAGACCTTCGTTAAACGGAGTACTACCTGCAAGGAGATCTGAGTAGCTAGAAGATATTTATTAAGCCTGTAGCGCTGTATGAAATTAGTAATCAAATGAAccaagacagacaaacagtgtaCCTACTTACCTGCTGCTTGCAGCAGGGccaataatttattttattttagactAAAAAACGGTGATATAACTGtccaaatgacattttcaagtCAGGTCATCAATAAGCTTGTATAcatgttttgtattatttacaATTTCATggttatattatataaaaaatgtcTGTATCTATTGATGCAATTATTATTTCACACTGTCTCAtctattgattttatattacACACTTGGGCACTTTGCGAATTCAGTTCACAGTGCACAACCAATTATTGATACctgattaatatttcatttaaaagtcAATTAAATTTTAATGGCTAACCAAATGCAATGCAACCATGCATTCATACACAAATAAGATGTTTAATAAAGTAATGAAACTGTCATTAAACACctgaaaatacataaaactgATCTGATCAGTTATTTCACAGCAACAATTTGACCCTTATGCTTTATTTTGTGACATGGCCAGTAGTGCCTTGTGATGAAAAGTTTCAGATCAGCAGCATTTTTCTGCCTGATGTGATGTGCATCCTTTAGATTAGACTGTGTTAATGTGAGCATTATGTATGTTCTTTCAGTGTGAATATAAATTTCCCACATAGATGTCATTTCATAGTGTACACAAGAGAGAACAGCAGCTTTTGGCTGTTTCGTTACACTAATTGCTTACagagaataaaataattacattttgccAAGAAAGTAGTGAAAGTACACACAGGACAGATGGTTTGGTAatgactgctgctgttgatAGTGCAGATTGGACAGAAAATGTATGTTGGCTATTGGCAGAAGCACTTTGCACAGATTTGACAAGAGGCTTTTCCAGTGTCATCAGTCACACCTCAACATGAAATGACATTAATAACAGTGACATTAATGATGATGACACTTTGTCTGGCTGACTCTGACactgtaacagacacacacgatTTCCTCTGTTCTCGTTCTCTGAAATGAACCATATAATTCTGTCATTTGTCCTTTGCTGCAGTTGAAAGAAAATGCTCTCTCAGATGCCAGATGCTGACAGCAGCATTAATTTCAAGCATGCTGAGTTTGAAGCACTTTGTCTTTGCTTAATGGccacatttcacagtttttcttaCAGCTAAGAATGAAAGATAGAGTGAAAAACAGATGACTACAAAGCCTTTGGTTACATGGTCTTTATTGCATTTGCACAAACTCATTCTCGCATAAGGCTGAAGGTTGGCGATGTAATGTTGTGTAAAAGATCAGTTGTTGGTAGTAGTGTGATACACTGGATGTACATCATTGCTATGTAGGACACCAGGCAATAATGTATCTTGTTTTCAAGAAATCTGTAGTACTAACAAAAACATTGCTTATGTCAGATCTTGTAAGCATTTTGTGACTTTCAGGTGTTTAACAGTCTAAACACCAAGGCCTAATTTACACATGATGCCTGTTATTTATGTGAAAAAGAATTTATATTCAGAGCCAAACAGTAATTAAATCTGTACAATACttcaaaaaatatcaaaagatCAGTAAAGAAAAGAGCACACATTTGTGTCCTAAGACCATGTAAATGGCATTTCAAGTCATATAGCAGCACAAAATTAACCTTGTGATTGTAATTCAGAGCAACATTCAGTATTATACATTTTGCATAGGAATCAGAAGTGAAGTTATTCTGCCACTAATCAGGCACTCTGTTCATACAGTAGCTAGTTCTAAATGTTGTGCAGTTAGGCTTAAGCTCGTGAAATTTAGTTAATAGGCTGCTGTAATTTTGGTGAAAAGATTTTGAGGAAAATCATGCACATTTAAATGCTCGGTCATGACGGTTACCAGGATGAGAAAGCTTCAAAATGTCTAGTGGCTGCTCAGAAAGATAACGTTCCAGTTGTTTCAAACAAACCACTTCACCTACAGAGTTTAGAGCATTTTAGGGCAACTTCTGACATTTTGCATGCAGTGGTGGATCCAATCAAATTCCACACACATGGCCGGGCTGAGCCTCTCAAAACCCACTCCTTTCCACATAGTTTCAATGACTCCATTTTTTTCTACAATTTTCAGAAACCGCTCTCAATTCCACTTCACAAAGGTTTGGCCAGATGTGAAGAAGTGAGAGAACGAGGAGTGTTGGTGCTCTCTCATGTATCACTCAGTGAAATCTGTCAGGTGTAACATCATCAATTTGTTCCAGGCGAGACCGTCTGAAAGTGTCGTCCCTTTAAACGATTATCGCATCTTGTCCCTATGACAGCAGGCTTTTCACCGTGCCTTcagacacaaatacattcaGATTTGGTCAGACAACAGCAAATTGGTTGGTTTTCGAGCATACTGACAACATGAAATCagtctctcactttttctttcactcattGAGGCAACAGTGAAGTTTACATGTGCACCATTAGGAATCATATataaaggtcttttttttttttttaaatataaccTTTAATGGAAAGTTTCTTACTACCTGTGTGGGTGGCCTGGCTACAGTTTATGGTAACACTGGCCAGAAAGGACACTCTGTGGCTCAGCCATTGTCTGCCGTGAAATTACCTTCATGCTGTTTACATTTCAAAGGTGAACAAGGTTTCCACACACTTAGAGCTATGCAGTGTATCTCTTTATTTTTGAGCTTTCGGCCTGTGCACTGATGAAGGTCTGATCAAAAATTGAGTGATACACTGCAAAGATCGAAGTGTGCGGAAACATATTTTATCAGTCTGTACTTTTTTGATGCTTAGAGCACCTTAGTAACAATATAACCGGACAGAGCAGTGGTTATCAGCTGCATTACATTTCAAaggctgtctttgttttatatttccATCAGCCCTCAGTTTCAAGTTACTTAGGGAACCTCCATAATTGCTAGAAATGCATATGAGTTGCAGAAACTTGCCAAAGATGTTCGTCTCAAACCAAGAAAGATATATCTAGTAGCATGACGAAGATATACAGCAGTTGAGACTCCTTTGTAGCATACACGCAAAACTGATCTGAGTGACCGACTCACACTGTGATTATTAATTTTCTTGTTAGGCATTATAAGCTTAAATCTACAATGATATGCTCAAAAACCATCGATTTGCCTTtgaagctggaggagaaaatgaaattcCTCCGGTCAGTGGTCACTGCTATAAATGACCGTGGTGACTGCACGTAAATGTCCTTGAACTTGTGAAACATTTTGGTCTCCACATCCCAGAGGTAGATTTGTGTGAAGGAATAATCGCTGCCAAGAGCAAGGTAGTGCCTGTCCGCGAAGGTGAAAGGTTGGAGGATCATTGCTCCTCGAGAAGGCAGAGCCAGCACCTCCGTGAACTGCTTGTTTGACCACTTGAGGACTTTGGAGTCACCGATGTAGCAAGTCATGGCCAGATACAACTCATCCTCCTCCCGGAAAGCTTTGACTGCCACCACATCGTCGACATGTGGGATTTCACCATGAAGTATGAACTTCAGGGTGCTCTTGTTCCACAGATAAATGACAGGTGACTGAGAGCGACTTGCTAAGATGAGGTAGGACTTCCCGTCCACCTCAATATACTCAGCATCCGTATCACGAAACCACTCGTGCAGAAACTGGTAGGAGAAGAAACCAGTTTCATTGCGGTCTGGTTGGTCGGTCCACTTGTACAGAGTAGACAAACCTGCCTTGGAGCTGTCCACAATCACAAAGAACCACTCACCGTCCATTTGGAAAACCTCAATGTCATTTGGCTTTGAGATGTTGAAGACCTCAATAGTTTGAAATTTTGTGAACTTGTTTTGCTGATCGTCAAACTTGTAAATGTGAGAGCCACCAAAGAGCTGGGTAACTATTATCAAGACATGGTTTTCGATCAGGACCGACTTGCATCCGACAACAGATTTCCCTGTGAggataaaaaaacagaaaatgacttttaaGCAATAATTTAATTCTAGAGTTATTCTGTTAAATTAACCTTAAAACATACAAGTCACATTATTCctaattttagtttttgtcaatAAATCATGTGACTAAAACCAACAATATGTTGATCTGTCTCTTGATAATCTTTAACTTCCTATGCCAGCGTCTCTCTACTTCTAACCCATTGGTTCCTACTGgagatgaaaatgttaaaaaatgactGTCATGACTATATACTTTCATTTTttgaaaaagttaaaataataataataataataataataacagttttTAGCAATCATttctcaaacaggagtaaatgaccaatttgttggggactattttcagctgctgaGTAATAAACACTTGGTGCTTTCGACAGTATTTACAGCACCAGGatgatgtttgtgtgattgacataaaataaactacagtcCCCATGTTCATTTCAGTGAAGTAACACCCACCAAATGTGACAGTGACGTGTTTTTAAGCCATGACAAAGGGGAATAAGCTGTGTCAAACTGCCACGAAGCAGGCAAATCTAGTTTGTAGCAtcagttcattgttggttttgtttttttgtgatattttctgaCTATGAgagaaatacagaatatcagACTTAAAAACTTTTAAGAAAAGACAGTGAGTGTTGTCAAACCTGTTATATTGTCAAATTTCCTGAAATTCATTTCAATGTGATCCCACTCCATGACCACACAGCTGTTGGAGTTTGGAGCAGCCATCGCCACGTAGATGTCCTCTTTAAAGGAGAAGATGTCCGCTGACATGGACTGAATGGGGATGGACTGATGCCGCACAAAGTCTGTGGGatgcagacaaaaacagaaactgctaATCTGCTGACAAAGTGATAGATTTATAACCTCACTGCTTAAATTACCTTTTTTCATGCTGTGAAAAGCTTTGAGATGACACTTTGTAGAGCCATAGCTAtcatattttgggtttgtttaatatttaatttggaTACAGCACACCTTCTAATattattgttgtagttttatGGTATGTTTCTGTATAATATGTGAAGTCTTTTTTATGCAGTGATTTGAGGTGTATTCATGTCACTTTGCACTTACATTGTCTGTCCACATTTGCACTGATAATAGTTCTGCCCAGGATTATTGAATAAGAATAAA from Pempheris klunzingeri isolate RE-2024b chromosome 3, fPemKlu1.hap1, whole genome shotgun sequence includes the following:
- the LOC139199083 gene encoding coiled-coil domain-containing protein 149-like — translated: MDPSRRSESDWQGLVNEFLICKRKLESKKEALLILSKELDTCQQERDQYKLMANQLRERHQGLKKKYRELIDGDPSLPPEKRNQVNLAQLLRDSREKNSQLSEEVKELKQRLLEAQGDNKLLRMTITKQRLGDEEVGTRHFPAHEREDLVKQLERAREQNEVLEHSVKSLTDELQDVRAERDVFQQKAHRLNVEMNHIVGNDEIRILDIDALCMENRYLHQRFSQLQEEINLLKGNLVKYKSALECRKNSKICGKANSSALTGVLSAKQVKELLMSEENGCSLPVTPQSISDLKSLATALLETIHEKNMVIQHQRQINKILGNRVAELEKKLKTLEISGLWSLPGGKDTISLKTESTDSPGQEDVEGSEEIAVDLSSCTEVANQESGPPEELHEEASDEETCLQNPSDQSAEEEPIIPQTETPDSEERHDSDRSQITIDLTALTSHQSKEEERLSESPPTGTDVNTHHLSDVYHLQQTLENSGGGEDESDEYTDGVGTVETECILTEENISSAIPAAAAASCAEEHEDVQSEQETESGVGQKDKDE
- the LOC139199084 gene encoding leucine-rich repeat LGI family member 2-like; this translates as MPSTKEWLLAGFALLCISGAAESKRNFKCPSGCSCSKETIICVGTLQIPRTIPNEINSLSMVNGSISEITEGMFSLMPSLQLLLLNANSLTTIKDDAFSGLPHLEYLFIEGNKIETITKNAFRGLRDLTHLSLANNKMRFLPRDLFFDLDSLLELDLRGNSFQCNCENKWLMTWLKNTNATVSDVFCAGPSDMKGKRLNDLPIPPGECISTDFVRHQSIPIQSMSADIFSFKEDIYVAMAAPNSNSCVVMEWDHIEMNFRKFDNITGKSVVGCKSVLIENHVLIIVTQLFGGSHIYKFDDQQNKFTKFQTIEVFNISKPNDIEVFQMDGEWFFVIVDSSKAGLSTLYKWTDQPDRNETGFFSYQFLHEWFRDTDAEYIEVDGKSYLILASRSQSPVIYLWNKSTLKFILHGEIPHVDDVVAVKAFREEDELYLAMTCYIGDSKVLKWSNKQFTEVLALPSRGAMILQPFTFADRHYLALGSDYSFTQIYLWDVETKMFHKFKDIYVQSPRSFIAVTTDRRNFIFSSSFKGKSMVFEHIIVDLSL